A genomic stretch from Ignavibacteriota bacterium includes:
- the purE gene encoding 5-(carboxyamino)imidazole ribonucleotide mutase — protein MPDTTPLVIVLMGSKSDWEIMKNTSDMLNQFGVPHECKVLSAHRTPAQVTQLVTHAEGRGVEVMIAAAGGAAHLAGVVAAHTTLPVLGVPMASVLNGLDSLLSTVQMPAGIPVGTLAIGKAGASNAALLAVAILANKRPDLREKLRAFRTAQAEKVLNETLP, from the coding sequence ATGCCGGACACGACGCCCCTTGTCATCGTGCTTATGGGAAGCAAATCGGATTGGGAAATTATGAAGAATACGAGTGACATGTTGAACCAATTCGGCGTGCCCCACGAGTGCAAGGTGTTGTCGGCGCACCGCACGCCCGCGCAGGTGACACAGCTTGTCACACATGCCGAAGGACGCGGCGTCGAGGTGATGATCGCCGCCGCCGGCGGGGCCGCGCACCTGGCCGGCGTGGTCGCGGCGCACACCACACTGCCCGTGCTCGGCGTGCCCATGGCCAGCGTGCTCAACGGACTCGACTCGCTGCTCTCCACCGTGCAGATGCCGGCGGGCATCCCGGTCGGCACACTCGCCATCGGCAAGGCCGGTGCGTCGAACGCCGCGCTGCTCGCCGTCGCGATACTCGCCAACAAACGTCCCGACCTGCGCGAAAAACTCCGCGCCTTCCGCACCGCTCAGGCGGAGAAGGTGCTCAACGAGACGCTGCCGTAG
- the uvrA gene encoding excinuclease ABC subunit UvrA has translation MEPDVIQIRGAREHNLKGIDLDIPRDKLVVITGLSGSGKSSLAFDTIYAEGQRRYVECLSPYARQFLGTMERPDVDNIEGLSPAISIEQKTVSRSPRSTVGTVTEIYDYLRLLYARAGVQHCPNDGTLVERQSLDQMVDRVLAFEKGTRLMILAPVVRGRKGHYRELFEQIAKDGFTKVRTDGEVREIEDGMKLDRYKIHNVEIVVDRLVANPEARARVTDSLEIAMKFGDGVVIIHVNGEDVLMSRKNACPVCGSSYDEPAPNSFSFNSPYGACPDCDGLGERREFDITLILPDTGKSLNDEGLAPLGKPRNTWWWAQVKAVAQKFGFDLDTPLSQVSAEAMEMLLHGSGKEKHKISYTHPNGRSSVYNASIAGVIPSLKHYYDNTTSNGIREWAESFMTSVACASCQGGRLRRESLAVRFGGAPIHEITRRSVKDALVFFSDLTLTPRQEEIARQVLKEIVSRLEFLHNVGLDYLTLDRSARSLSGGEAQRIRLATQIGTQLTGVLYILDEPSIGLHQRDNVKLIDSLKRLRDLGNSVIVVEHDREMIENADHVIDLGPGAGEYGGRVVAEGTVDTLLHATARRVGRAAGKKNTAAGAAADPAATETLPPHSLTVDYLRLLRDIPVPATRRAGHGTQLVLHGARGHNLKDVSLKLPLGAFICVTGVSGSGKSTLINETLYPLLARHFYKSAVPVLSHRQIEGLEHIDKVIDIDQTPIGRTPRSNPATYTGLFTIIRDLYTSLPEAKIRGYSAGRFSFNVEGGRCDACGGDGVRKIEMNFLPDVYVLCEVCKGKRYNRETLEVHFHGKSIADVLDMSVEDALAFFADIPRARRKLETLHDVGLGYIRLGQQATTLSGGEAQRVKLSTELSKVGTGSTLYILDEPTTGLHFEDVRMLLDVLGKLVDKGNTVVVIEHNLDVIKAADWVIDLGPEGGHEGGYIVVEGTPEEVAESGKGYTAAFLREELRKSRGAAHGS, from the coding sequence ATGGAACCCGACGTCATACAGATACGCGGAGCGCGCGAGCATAACCTGAAGGGCATCGACCTCGACATCCCCCGCGACAAACTCGTGGTGATCACGGGTCTGTCGGGATCGGGGAAGTCGAGTCTCGCTTTCGACACGATTTACGCCGAAGGCCAACGGCGCTATGTCGAGTGCCTGTCGCCATACGCGCGGCAGTTCCTGGGCACGATGGAGCGGCCCGACGTCGACAACATCGAGGGGCTGAGTCCGGCGATATCGATCGAACAGAAGACCGTGAGCCGGAGTCCGCGCTCGACCGTCGGAACCGTGACGGAGATATACGACTACCTGCGCCTGCTCTACGCGCGGGCCGGTGTGCAGCACTGCCCGAACGACGGCACACTCGTGGAGCGGCAGAGTCTGGACCAGATGGTGGACCGCGTCCTCGCCTTCGAGAAGGGCACGCGTCTCATGATCCTGGCCCCCGTGGTGCGCGGTCGCAAGGGCCACTACCGCGAACTGTTCGAGCAGATCGCGAAGGACGGCTTCACGAAGGTGCGTACCGACGGCGAGGTGCGCGAGATCGAGGACGGCATGAAGCTCGACCGCTACAAAATCCACAACGTGGAGATTGTGGTGGACCGTCTCGTGGCCAATCCCGAGGCGCGCGCGCGTGTGACCGATTCACTCGAAATCGCCATGAAATTCGGCGACGGCGTCGTGATCATACACGTGAACGGCGAAGACGTGTTGATGAGCCGCAAAAACGCGTGTCCCGTGTGCGGCTCGAGCTACGACGAACCCGCGCCCAATTCGTTCTCGTTCAACTCGCCCTACGGCGCCTGCCCGGACTGCGACGGACTCGGCGAACGGCGCGAATTCGACATCACGCTCATCTTGCCCGACACCGGCAAATCTCTGAACGACGAAGGGCTCGCGCCGCTCGGCAAACCGCGCAACACCTGGTGGTGGGCGCAGGTGAAGGCCGTGGCACAGAAATTCGGCTTCGACCTCGACACCCCGCTCTCGCAGGTTTCGGCGGAGGCGATGGAGATGCTGCTGCACGGGAGCGGGAAGGAAAAACACAAGATCTCGTACACACATCCCAACGGACGCTCGTCGGTGTACAACGCCTCCATCGCCGGCGTGATACCGAGTCTCAAACACTACTACGACAACACCACGTCGAACGGCATCCGCGAATGGGCCGAGTCGTTCATGACCTCGGTGGCGTGTGCAAGCTGCCAGGGGGGACGGCTCCGGCGCGAATCACTCGCCGTGCGTTTCGGAGGAGCGCCGATACACGAGATCACACGACGCTCGGTAAAGGATGCGCTGGTCTTTTTTTCCGATCTGACACTCACGCCGCGGCAGGAGGAAATCGCGCGGCAGGTGCTGAAGGAGATCGTCTCGCGTCTCGAATTCCTGCACAACGTCGGGCTCGACTATCTCACACTCGACCGCTCGGCGCGATCGCTCTCGGGCGGCGAGGCGCAGCGCATACGGCTTGCGACACAAATCGGCACACAGCTCACGGGAGTCCTGTACATACTCGACGAGCCGTCGATCGGTTTGCATCAGCGCGACAACGTCAAACTCATCGATTCGCTCAAGCGGCTGCGCGACCTCGGCAATTCCGTGATCGTTGTGGAACACGACCGCGAGATGATCGAGAACGCCGACCATGTGATCGACCTTGGTCCGGGCGCCGGGGAATACGGCGGACGTGTGGTGGCCGAGGGGACGGTGGACACGCTCCTTCATGCGACTGCACGCCGTGTAGGACGCGCGGCGGGAAAGAAAAACACCGCAGCCGGAGCCGCCGCCGATCCGGCCGCGACGGAGACACTACCCCCGCATTCGTTGACCGTCGACTATCTGCGTTTGCTGCGCGACATACCGGTGCCCGCCACGCGGCGCGCGGGTCACGGCACACAGCTCGTCCTCCACGGCGCACGCGGCCACAATCTGAAGGACGTGTCGCTGAAGCTGCCGCTCGGCGCCTTCATCTGTGTGACGGGAGTCAGCGGCTCGGGGAAATCGACACTGATAAACGAGACGCTGTATCCCCTGCTCGCGCGACACTTTTACAAGTCGGCCGTCCCGGTTCTGTCGCATCGGCAGATCGAGGGTCTCGAGCACATCGACAAGGTGATCGACATCGATCAGACGCCGATCGGCCGCACACCGCGTTCGAATCCGGCCACGTACACGGGGCTGTTCACCATCATCCGCGATCTGTACACGAGTCTGCCCGAGGCCAAGATCCGCGGCTATTCCGCGGGCCGCTTCAGCTTCAACGTGGAAGGCGGGCGCTGTGACGCCTGCGGCGGCGACGGTGTGCGGAAAATCGAGATGAACTTTCTGCCCGACGTGTACGTGCTGTGCGAGGTCTGCAAGGGCAAACGGTACAACCGTGAAACTCTCGAAGTTCACTTCCACGGCAAATCCATTGCCGACGTGCTCGACATGTCCGTCGAAGACGCCCTCGCATTTTTCGCCGACATACCGCGCGCGCGCCGCAAGCTCGAGACGCTGCACGACGTGGGGCTCGGATACATCCGCCTCGGACAGCAGGCCACCACCCTTTCGGGGGGAGAGGCGCAGCGTGTGAAACTCTCGACCGAGCTGTCGAAAGTCGGCACGGGAAGCACGCTGTACATACTCGACGAACCCACGACCGGCCTGCACTTCGAGGATGTGCGCATGCTGCTCGACGTGCTCGGCAAGCTTGTAGACAAGGGCAACACCGTGGTCGTCATCGAGCACAACCTCGACGTGATCAAGGCGGCCGACTGGGTCATCGATCTCGGTCCCGAAGGTGGACATGAGGGCGGGTACATTGTTGTCGAGGGCACACCGGAAGAGGTTGCGGAATCGGGCAAGGGATACACCGCCGCGTTTCTCCGGGAAGAACTGCGAAAGTCCCGCGGCGCCGCACAC
- a CDS encoding TonB-dependent receptor, whose product MKQHMKKTPIRIVFALCLLALAAARLDAGTPETLGGGVSGFVTDKETGETLVGATVRLKGTSLGTVTNKSGFYAIAGLGAGTYTMVVSFVGYQKQEMVVTLGDAESKKINVILLPEALRGKEVVVVGNRFETDRQITVSHVNIPAAQIQQIRIGGEADVFRSIQYLPGVLASSQISSGLYIRGGSPDQTLVLLDGSTVYNPSHLFGFFSTFNTDAIKDVDLIKGGYPAEYGGRLSAVLDLVQKDGNQNQIEGLASVGLISSKLSMQGPVGNGSWFIGGRRTYIDALTSMLESAEDPLPDYYFYDANAKISQSLGSSDKVFLSGFAGKDQLDIDNNSGFNGSMGIRNTAAASRWTHVFGENLFSVLNLSWSEYSNSFRTASAGWETRVENGIEDYTLKGNLEWFVTPSFTLKSGFEGTHYLFTYLQNFTGNADSAIAEGTRETGRMNLRADDNTLAAYVQGNMHLTDLLSVQFGLRGNWYELRDIVKLDPRFSLRWQAQYNLALKASWGMYHQYFRLASLPDFSFFDTWLPTDSTVNPSHAVHYVLGVESQPVEGYDLNIDLYYKTMHHLSELNMFATTGRDVADFFYDGRGEAFGIELFLQKKIGRLTGWAGYALGFMNRQFDRINRGAWFRPRWDRRHDVKIVAMYQIDESWDVGATFTFQSGQSYTGMTSRVQSSIPGDDISVGVTMPADRYGLRLPPSHQLNINVNYNTTVFGLPAKILLDIYNVYSRRDIWFRYYNTDGDVTTVEDVRLLPILPSLAIEVKF is encoded by the coding sequence ATGAAACAGCACATGAAAAAAACACCCATTCGTATTGTATTCGCTCTATGCCTGCTCGCCCTGGCGGCTGCGCGCCTCGATGCCGGAACACCGGAAACCCTCGGCGGCGGCGTGTCGGGCTTTGTGACGGACAAGGAGACCGGCGAAACCCTCGTCGGTGCGACGGTGCGCCTGAAAGGCACGTCACTCGGCACTGTGACAAACAAAAGCGGCTTCTACGCGATTGCAGGACTCGGCGCGGGCACCTACACCATGGTTGTCAGTTTTGTGGGATATCAGAAGCAGGAAATGGTGGTGACGCTGGGTGACGCCGAATCGAAAAAGATCAATGTGATACTCCTGCCTGAAGCCCTGCGCGGCAAGGAAGTGGTGGTGGTGGGAAACCGCTTCGAGACCGACAGGCAGATAACCGTCAGCCATGTCAACATTCCTGCGGCGCAGATACAGCAGATCCGCATCGGCGGTGAAGCCGACGTGTTCCGCTCCATCCAATATCTGCCCGGCGTGCTTGCATCGTCGCAGATTTCGAGCGGCCTGTATATACGCGGCGGCTCGCCCGATCAGACGCTTGTCCTGCTCGACGGGTCCACCGTCTACAATCCCTCGCACCTCTTCGGTTTCTTCTCCACCTTCAATACCGATGCGATAAAGGACGTCGATCTCATCAAGGGCGGGTACCCGGCGGAGTACGGCGGCCGTCTTTCGGCGGTGCTGGATCTTGTACAGAAGGACGGCAATCAGAACCAGATCGAAGGACTCGCGTCGGTCGGACTCATCTCGTCGAAGCTCTCCATGCAGGGGCCGGTCGGAAACGGGTCGTGGTTCATCGGAGGCCGGCGCACCTACATCGATGCACTGACGAGTATGCTCGAATCGGCCGAGGATCCGCTTCCGGACTATTACTTCTACGATGCGAACGCAAAGATCTCGCAGAGTCTGGGCTCGTCCGACAAGGTGTTCCTGAGCGGTTTCGCGGGGAAGGACCAGCTCGACATCGACAACAATTCGGGATTCAACGGCAGCATGGGCATACGCAACACCGCCGCCGCCTCGCGCTGGACACACGTCTTCGGCGAGAATCTTTTCTCGGTGCTGAACCTCAGTTGGAGCGAATACTCGAACAGTTTCCGCACAGCGTCTGCCGGGTGGGAGACCCGCGTCGAAAACGGCATCGAGGACTACACGCTCAAGGGCAACCTCGAGTGGTTCGTCACTCCCTCGTTCACGCTGAAGTCGGGTTTCGAAGGCACACACTACCTCTTCACCTACCTGCAGAACTTCACCGGCAACGCCGACTCGGCCATCGCCGAAGGCACGCGTGAAACCGGGCGCATGAATCTTCGCGCCGACGACAACACACTTGCCGCCTACGTGCAGGGCAACATGCACCTCACGGATCTGCTCTCGGTGCAGTTCGGCCTGCGCGGCAACTGGTACGAGCTGCGCGACATCGTCAAACTCGATCCGCGCTTCTCCCTGCGCTGGCAGGCCCAGTACAACCTTGCGCTGAAGGCCTCGTGGGGCATGTACCATCAGTACTTCCGTCTCGCGTCCCTGCCCGACTTCAGCTTCTTCGACACCTGGCTGCCCACCGATTCCACCGTCAATCCGTCTCACGCGGTACACTACGTTCTGGGCGTGGAAAGTCAGCCCGTCGAGGGATACGATCTGAACATCGATCTGTACTACAAGACGATGCATCACCTGAGCGAGCTGAACATGTTCGCGACCACGGGCCGCGATGTGGCCGACTTCTTCTATGACGGGCGCGGCGAGGCCTTCGGCATCGAGCTGTTTCTGCAGAAAAAAATAGGACGGCTGACAGGTTGGGCGGGATACGCGCTCGGCTTCATGAACCGGCAATTCGATCGTATCAATCGCGGCGCGTGGTTCCGTCCGCGCTGGGACCGGCGGCACGACGTCAAAATCGTGGCCATGTACCAGATCGACGAGTCGTGGGATGTCGGCGCGACGTTTACGTTCCAATCCGGCCAGTCGTACACCGGCATGACCTCGCGTGTGCAAAGCTCCATCCCCGGCGACGATATCAGTGTCGGTGTGACGATGCCGGCCGACAGATACGGTCTGCGTCTCCCGCCCTCGCATCAGCTCAATATCAACGTGAACTACAACACCACGGTGTTCGGTCTCCCCGCAAAAATTCTGCTCGACATCTACAACGTGTATTCGCGGCGCGATATCTGGTTCCGGTACTACAACACCGACGGCGACGTCACCACCGTCGAGGACGTGCGTCTGTTGCCGATACTCCCGAGTCTTGCCATCGAAGTGAAGTTCTGA
- a CDS encoding DUF4249 family protein: protein MQSYTYSTTPFLSVPLLLKRAAVVFSALVLLFVASACEDTPPSAYVPVPYVEAYLFVDAPIEGVTVLMSQSLGAPYNHASAVVRDAQITVAADGIDYPLVFRETSDGGAYAFPDTSVKVKPGTTYTLTVRLKDGAVCTGETVTPQRIGWTRFPYSTLQYPSDTTKLPSPDSLRIAWSAGSNAEFLIRVRCLDTLAYGALLQPPTGEENSRTNNLDDFETPETPTFYGTARWGYLQATSAPTVWNVFKWHGRNEVAIIAPDKHFLNWFKLTRFSGAPQYNEEFSNIRGGTGVFGSAASATREVFLFKRQK from the coding sequence ATGCAATCATACACATACTCCACAACCCCGTTCCTCTCCGTGCCGCTGTTACTGAAACGCGCCGCCGTCGTCTTTTCCGCCCTCGTGCTTCTTTTTGTCGCAAGCGCCTGCGAAGACACACCGCCCAGCGCCTATGTGCCCGTGCCGTATGTCGAGGCGTATCTGTTTGTCGACGCGCCTATCGAGGGTGTCACCGTGCTGATGTCGCAGTCGTTGGGCGCCCCGTACAATCACGCATCCGCGGTGGTGCGTGATGCGCAGATCACCGTCGCGGCCGACGGAATCGACTACCCGCTCGTGTTTCGCGAAACGTCCGACGGGGGCGCGTACGCCTTTCCCGACACGAGTGTGAAGGTGAAGCCTGGCACCACGTACACACTCACTGTGCGGCTGAAGGACGGGGCGGTGTGTACGGGCGAAACTGTCACGCCGCAGCGCATCGGGTGGACGCGATTCCCGTACTCGACACTGCAGTATCCGAGCGATACCACCAAACTGCCGTCACCCGATTCGCTGCGCATCGCCTGGTCCGCGGGCAGCAACGCGGAGTTCCTGATCCGCGTGCGCTGTCTCGACACGCTCGCCTACGGCGCGCTGCTGCAGCCCCCGACCGGCGAGGAAAACAGCCGCACCAACAACCTCGACGATTTCGAGACGCCCGAGACGCCCACGTTTTACGGCACCGCGCGCTGGGGCTACCTGCAGGCCACCTCGGCGCCGACGGTGTGGAATGTGTTCAAATGGCACGGACGTAATGAGGTGGCTATCATCGCGCCCGACAAACATTTTCTGAACTGGTTCAAACTCACACGTTTCAGCGGCGCGCCGCAGTACAACGAGGAGTTCTCGAACATCCGCGGCGGTACCGGTGTGTTCGGGTCCGCCGCAAGCGCGACGCGCGAAGTGTTTCTGTTCAAGCGGCAGAAGTAA